A genome region from Micromonospora sp. M71_S20 includes the following:
- the folE gene encoding GTP cyclohydrolase I FolE, with product MAVSATEPDGDDTLDYVAARLISGKLTGRPVEETMDLGRIEKAVREILIAVGEDPDRDGLQQTPARVARAYAELFAGLRVDPAQVLSTTFEANHEELVLVRDIDVMSLCEHHLLPFRGSAHIGYIPGPDGRITGLSKLARLVEVFARRPQVQERLTSQIADLLMERLAPRGVVVVLECEHMCMAMRGIQKSGAKTITSAVRGTLQRDAKSRAEAMALIIPR from the coding sequence CTGGCCGTCTCCGCGACCGAGCCGGACGGCGACGACACCCTCGACTACGTCGCCGCGCGCCTGATCAGCGGCAAGCTCACCGGCCGGCCCGTCGAGGAGACCATGGACCTCGGGCGGATCGAGAAGGCCGTCCGCGAGATCCTGATCGCCGTCGGGGAGGACCCGGACCGCGACGGGCTCCAGCAGACCCCGGCCCGGGTGGCCCGCGCGTACGCCGAACTCTTCGCCGGCCTCCGGGTCGATCCGGCCCAGGTGCTCAGCACCACCTTCGAGGCCAACCACGAGGAGTTGGTGCTCGTCCGGGACATCGACGTGATGAGCCTCTGCGAGCACCACCTGCTGCCGTTCCGGGGCAGCGCCCACATCGGCTACATCCCGGGGCCGGACGGCCGGATCACCGGCCTGTCCAAGCTGGCCCGGCTGGTCGAGGTCTTCGCCCGCCGGCCGCAGGTGCAGGAGCGGCTCACCTCGCAGATCGCCGACCTGCTGATGGAGCGGCTCGCGCCGCGCGGCGTGGTGGTGGTGCTCGAATGCGAGCACATGTGCATGGCGATGCGCGGCATCCAGAAGTCGGGCGCCAAGACCATCACGTCCGCCGTGCGGGGCACCCTCCAGCGCGACGCCAAGTCGCGCGCCGAGGCGATGGCGCTGATCATCCCCCGCTGA
- a CDS encoding GlxA family transcriptional regulator translates to MLRSVAVLALDQVATFELGVLAEVFGTDRTADGFPGHRFHVCSPDGAPVRTSSGFHLTPHADLGPMEEADLVAVPAHHGTVVPATVLAALRRAADRGAYVFSVCSGAFVLGEAGLLDGRECTTHWRYVDELQRRHPTARVRCNSLYVQDDRLLTSAGTAAGIDACLHLIRQEHGSATATRLARRMVVPPHRDGGQAQYIEAPIPATPEAPTLEPVLEWLMGHLDRPVTVDELAARAEMSPRTFARRFRAETGTTPHDWLTNQRVLLARRLLEETGLSVEAVADRAGFGDSAALRHHFTRRVGATPHTYRTTFRDRVGA, encoded by the coding sequence ATGCTCAGATCGGTCGCCGTCCTCGCCCTGGACCAGGTCGCCACGTTCGAACTCGGGGTCCTCGCCGAGGTCTTCGGGACCGACCGCACCGCCGACGGGTTCCCCGGCCACCGCTTCCACGTGTGCAGCCCCGACGGGGCCCCGGTCCGCACCTCGTCGGGTTTCCACCTGACCCCGCACGCCGACCTCGGCCCCATGGAGGAGGCCGACCTGGTCGCCGTCCCGGCCCACCACGGCACCGTCGTGCCGGCCACGGTGCTCGCCGCGCTGCGCCGCGCCGCCGACCGGGGGGCGTACGTGTTCAGCGTCTGCTCCGGCGCGTTCGTGCTGGGCGAGGCCGGCCTGCTCGACGGCCGGGAGTGCACCACCCACTGGCGGTACGTCGACGAACTGCAACGCCGCCACCCGACCGCCCGGGTCCGGTGCAACTCGCTCTATGTGCAGGACGACCGGCTGCTCACCAGCGCCGGCACGGCCGCCGGCATCGACGCCTGCCTGCACCTGATCCGCCAGGAGCACGGCTCGGCGACGGCCACCCGGCTGGCCCGCCGGATGGTGGTCCCCCCGCACCGCGACGGCGGGCAGGCGCAGTACATCGAGGCGCCCATCCCCGCGACCCCCGAGGCGCCGACGCTGGAGCCGGTGCTGGAATGGCTGATGGGGCACCTGGACCGCCCGGTCACCGTCGACGAGCTGGCCGCCCGGGCGGAGATGTCCCCGCGCACGTTCGCCCGGCGGTTCCGCGCCGAGACCGGCACCACGCCGCACGACTGGCTGACCAACCAGCGGGTGCTGCTGGCCCGGCGGCTGCTGGAGGAGACCGGGCTCAGCGTCGAGGCCGTCGCCGACCGGGCCGGCTTCGGCGACTCGGCGGCGCTGCGGCACCACTTCACCCGCCGGGTCGGCGCCACCCCGCACACCTACCGGACCACCTTCCGCGACCGGGTGGGGGCCTGA
- the ftsH gene encoding ATP-dependent zinc metalloprotease FtsH, with product MERTRFFRRPVVWIILVILGAVVLSQLFTAGPSYHRVDTSIALDQLNKGGIDKVVFQDKEQTLRLDLKDKAKFGDTDTDRIEAQFPYEVGDEVWNEVLEAKANNRVTGPANVEVSSDSIWVSLLVNLLPIALLVLLLLFFMSQMQGGGSRVLNFGKSKAKMITKDTPKTTFADVAGAEEAVEELHEIKDFLQNPAKYQALGAKIPKGVLLFGPPGTGKTLLARAVAGEAGVPFYSISGSDFVEMFVGVGASRVRDLFEQAKANAPAIVFVDEIDAVGRHRGAGMGGGHDEREQTLNQLLVEMDGFDTKGGVILIAATNRPDILDPALLRPGRFDRQIPVDAPDMEGRKAILRVHAKGKPFTPDVDLDAVARRTPGFSGADLANVINESALLTARKDQRAITNDSLEESIDRVIAGPQRRTRVMSDQEKKITAYHEGGHALVAWALPHAAPVHKVTILSRGRSLGHTLVLPTEDKYTQTRAEMVDTLAYALGGRAAEELVFHEPTTGAGNDIEKATQLARAMITQYGMSSKLGAIKYGTSGDEPFLGRNMGHERDYSDVVAAEIDGEMRALIELAHDEAWEILVEYRDVLDNIVLELMEKETLSTADMARICARVAKRPPMAPYNGFGKRQPSTEPPVLTPAEKDALKVQAQADGAQATVGGGSPNNSNNSDGTH from the coding sequence ATGGAACGTACGCGTTTCTTCCGCCGACCGGTGGTCTGGATCATCCTGGTCATCCTCGGCGCCGTTGTGCTCAGTCAACTGTTCACCGCTGGTCCCAGCTACCACCGGGTGGACACTTCCATTGCGCTCGACCAGCTCAACAAGGGGGGCATCGACAAGGTCGTCTTCCAGGACAAGGAGCAGACGCTCCGGCTCGACCTGAAGGACAAGGCCAAGTTCGGTGACACCGACACCGACCGGATCGAGGCGCAGTTCCCCTACGAGGTCGGCGACGAGGTCTGGAACGAGGTCCTCGAGGCCAAGGCGAACAACCGGGTCACCGGCCCGGCCAACGTCGAGGTGTCGTCCGACAGCATCTGGGTGAGCCTGCTGGTCAACCTGCTCCCGATCGCCCTGCTGGTGCTCCTGCTGCTCTTCTTCATGTCGCAGATGCAGGGCGGCGGCTCCCGGGTGCTCAACTTCGGCAAGTCCAAGGCGAAGATGATCACCAAGGACACGCCGAAGACCACGTTCGCGGACGTGGCCGGCGCCGAGGAGGCCGTCGAGGAGCTGCACGAGATCAAGGACTTCCTGCAGAACCCGGCGAAGTACCAGGCCCTGGGCGCCAAGATCCCGAAGGGCGTCCTGCTCTTCGGTCCGCCCGGCACCGGTAAGACGCTGCTGGCCCGCGCCGTCGCCGGCGAGGCAGGGGTGCCCTTCTACTCGATCTCCGGCTCGGACTTCGTGGAGATGTTCGTCGGTGTCGGCGCCAGCCGGGTCCGCGACCTCTTCGAGCAGGCCAAGGCGAACGCGCCCGCCATCGTCTTCGTCGACGAGATCGACGCCGTCGGCCGCCACCGCGGCGCTGGCATGGGCGGCGGTCACGACGAGCGCGAGCAGACCCTCAACCAGCTGCTCGTCGAGATGGACGGCTTCGACACCAAGGGCGGGGTCATCCTGATCGCCGCCACCAACCGGCCGGACATCCTCGACCCGGCGCTGCTGCGCCCGGGCCGCTTCGACCGGCAGATCCCGGTGGACGCCCCCGACATGGAGGGCCGCAAGGCGATCCTGCGGGTGCACGCCAAGGGCAAGCCGTTCACCCCCGACGTCGACCTCGACGCGGTGGCGCGGCGCACCCCCGGCTTCAGCGGTGCCGACCTGGCCAATGTGATCAACGAGTCCGCGCTGCTCACCGCCCGCAAGGACCAGCGGGCGATCACCAACGACTCCCTGGAGGAGTCGATCGACCGGGTGATCGCCGGTCCGCAGCGCCGGACCCGGGTGATGAGCGACCAGGAGAAGAAGATCACCGCGTACCACGAGGGTGGGCACGCGCTGGTCGCCTGGGCGCTGCCGCACGCCGCGCCGGTGCACAAGGTGACGATCCTGTCCCGCGGTCGGTCGCTGGGCCACACCCTGGTCCTGCCCACCGAGGACAAGTACACCCAGACCCGCGCCGAGATGGTCGACACCCTGGCGTACGCGCTGGGTGGCCGGGCCGCCGAGGAGCTGGTCTTCCACGAGCCGACCACCGGCGCCGGCAACGACATCGAGAAGGCCACCCAGCTGGCCCGCGCGATGATCACGCAGTACGGCATGAGCTCCAAGCTCGGCGCGATCAAGTACGGCACCAGCGGCGACGAGCCGTTCCTGGGCCGCAACATGGGCCACGAGCGGGACTACTCCGACGTCGTCGCCGCCGAGATCGACGGCGAGATGCGGGCGCTGATCGAGCTGGCCCACGACGAGGCCTGGGAGATCCTGGTGGAATACCGGGACGTCCTGGACAACATCGTGCTGGAGCTGATGGAGAAGGAGACCCTCTCCACCGCCGACATGGCCCGGATCTGCGCCCGGGTGGCCAAGCGGCCGCCGATGGCGCCGTACAACGGCTTCGGCAAGCGCCAGCCCTCCACCGAGCCGCCGGTGCTCACGCCGGCGGAGAAGGACGCGCTGAAGGTGCAGGCCCAGGCCGACGGCGCCCAGGCGACGGTGGGCGGCGGCAGCCCGAACAACTCCAACAACTCGGACGGTACGCACTGA
- the hpt gene encoding hypoxanthine phosphoribosyltransferase, with amino-acid sequence MADGSWYDADIDHVIISEAQIREKTAELAKQVSADYADVDDGLLLVCVLKGAVMFMADFARALGRSGPPAELDFMAISSYGQGTTSSGVVRILKDLDRDIAGRHVVVVEDIVDSGLTLSWLLRYLESRSAASVEVVALFRKPDAVKVPVPVKYVGFDIPTEFVVGYGLDFGERYRELPYVGVLKPEVYARN; translated from the coding sequence ATGGCTGACGGCTCCTGGTACGACGCCGACATCGACCACGTGATCATCTCCGAGGCGCAGATCCGCGAGAAGACCGCGGAACTCGCCAAGCAGGTCTCGGCGGACTACGCCGACGTCGATGACGGGCTCCTGCTGGTCTGCGTCCTCAAGGGCGCGGTGATGTTCATGGCCGACTTCGCCCGGGCGCTGGGACGCAGCGGACCGCCCGCCGAGCTGGACTTCATGGCCATCTCCTCCTACGGCCAGGGCACCACCTCCTCCGGGGTGGTCCGCATCCTCAAGGACCTGGACCGGGACATCGCCGGCCGGCACGTGGTCGTGGTCGAGGACATCGTCGACTCGGGCCTCACCCTCTCCTGGCTGCTGCGCTACCTGGAGTCCCGCTCGGCCGCGAGCGTCGAGGTGGTCGCGCTGTTCCGCAAGCCGGACGCGGTCAAGGTGCCGGTGCCGGTGAAGTACGTCGGCTTCGACATCCCGACCGAGTTCGTCGTCGGCTACGGCCTCGACTTCGGCGAGCGCTACCGCGAGCTGCCCTACGTCGGGGTGCTCAAGCCCGAGGTGTACGCCCGGAACTGA
- a CDS encoding M23 family metallopeptidase gives MSDGTRPRGRQLRLGALAAALTATLALLCCTGGAGAFLLTELGGDSADSMTAVSMDCKEDYRVDVRGKIPRMSGYGQVQLRNAARIIKVGQEMKVPPRGWVIAVATAMQESRLRNLANRTVGESEDLPNEGVGADHDSVGLFQQRASWGTVAQRMTPEYAARKFYEKLVKVPGWETMSLTRAAQAVQISAFPDAYAKHEDVAARIVNALAGGAARIALVDGRKACDRAAAGQIAASGWTAPIPGGVGSGFQTASRPRHNGVDIAAPKGTDIRVAATGRVLVSRCDPDNRDRLTCDVDGWPNKGGCGWFVDVLHAGGFITRYCHMVSKPRVKVGQLVEAGTVIGEVGSSGNSSGPHLHFEVHEDGDRSSRGAIDPVPFMRSRGAPLKGAG, from the coding sequence ATGAGCGACGGGACGCGGCCCCGCGGTCGGCAGCTCCGACTCGGCGCACTGGCCGCCGCGTTGACGGCGACGCTCGCCCTGCTCTGCTGCACCGGCGGCGCGGGCGCCTTCTTGCTCACGGAACTCGGCGGCGATTCCGCAGACTCCATGACGGCGGTGAGCATGGACTGCAAGGAGGACTACCGGGTCGACGTTCGCGGCAAAATACCCCGGATGTCGGGATACGGGCAGGTCCAGCTACGCAACGCCGCCCGGATCATCAAGGTCGGGCAGGAGATGAAGGTGCCGCCGCGCGGCTGGGTGATCGCCGTGGCAACCGCCATGCAGGAGTCCCGGCTGCGCAACCTGGCGAACCGGACCGTCGGCGAGTCCGAGGATCTGCCCAACGAGGGCGTCGGTGCCGATCACGACTCCGTCGGGCTGTTCCAGCAGAGGGCGAGCTGGGGCACCGTGGCGCAGCGGATGACGCCCGAGTACGCCGCCCGGAAGTTCTACGAGAAGCTGGTCAAGGTGCCCGGCTGGGAGACGATGTCGCTGACCCGGGCCGCGCAGGCCGTGCAGATCAGCGCCTTCCCCGACGCGTACGCCAAGCACGAGGACGTGGCCGCCCGGATCGTCAATGCGCTGGCCGGCGGGGCCGCCCGGATCGCGCTGGTCGACGGAAGGAAGGCGTGCGACCGCGCCGCCGCCGGGCAGATCGCCGCCTCCGGCTGGACGGCTCCCATACCCGGTGGCGTCGGCTCGGGCTTCCAGACCGCGAGCCGCCCCAGGCACAACGGGGTAGACATCGCCGCGCCGAAGGGCACCGACATCCGCGTCGCCGCCACCGGACGCGTCCTGGTGTCCCGCTGCGACCCGGACAATCGCGACCGGCTTACCTGCGACGTCGACGGCTGGCCGAACAAGGGCGGCTGCGGCTGGTTCGTTGACGTCCTGCACGCCGGCGGTTTCATCACTCGCTACTGCCACATGGTCAGCAAGCCCCGCGTCAAGGTCGGCCAACTCGTCGAGGCCGGTACGGTCATCGGCGAGGTGGGCAGCAGCGGCAACTCCTCCGGTCCGCACCTGCACTTCGAGGTGCACGAGGACGGGGACCGGAGCAGCCGGGGCGCCATCGACCCGGTGCCGTTCATGCGATCGCGCGGCGCGCCGCTCAAGGGCGCGGGATGA
- a CDS encoding gamma-glutamyltransferase family protein yields the protein MAYPRQPLFAPHGAVATSQPLAAAAGLAVLRRGGNAVDAALATAITLTVVQPPSNDIGGDLFAIVWDGERLHGLNASGRSPAALTRELVLGATGGRGATPVDSLGGAQRVGAAMPARGWLPVTVPGAPAGWRDLHDRFGSLPFADLFADAIGYAEHGHPVSPGVAGIWSRALAAPGPTGAEFAEFDRVFAPGGRAPRAGERWRNPDAARTLRLIADTGADDFYRGGIAEALAAHAARTGGLLTGDDLARHASTWVTPVSARYRGHEVWELPPNGQGLAALLALHILDGADLAGLPLTERLHRQIEAMKLGFADAHAHVADPERVPVPTQALLSPAYAAARRALITERAGEPTAGDPERGGTVYLCTADAGGMMVSLIQSTYLAFGSRVVLPGHGFALQNRGLGFRLDPAHPNVVGPAKRPYHTIIPGFLTRDGRPVGPFGVMGGHMQPQGHVQLVSATLDGGLDPQAALDAPRWYWHAGRSVLVESELVATAEGRAAVAELRARGHEIAVADEPGVFGHGQAIWRLPEGGYVVGSEPRVGGGMLGW from the coding sequence ATGGCGTACCCCCGACAGCCGCTCTTCGCGCCGCACGGCGCGGTGGCGACGAGCCAGCCGCTGGCCGCGGCGGCCGGCCTGGCCGTGCTGCGACGCGGCGGCAACGCCGTCGACGCGGCCCTGGCCACCGCGATCACCCTGACCGTGGTGCAGCCCCCCTCCAACGACATCGGCGGCGACCTGTTCGCGATCGTCTGGGACGGCGAGCGGCTGCACGGCCTCAACGCCTCCGGCCGGTCCCCGGCGGCCCTGACCCGCGAGCTCGTGCTCGGCGCGACCGGGGGGCGCGGCGCGACCCCGGTCGATTCCCTGGGCGGCGCGCAGCGGGTGGGGGCGGCGATGCCCGCCCGAGGCTGGCTGCCGGTGACCGTGCCCGGCGCGCCGGCCGGCTGGCGCGACCTGCACGACCGGTTCGGCTCGCTGCCCTTCGCGGATCTCTTCGCCGACGCGATCGGCTACGCCGAGCACGGTCACCCGGTCTCCCCCGGCGTGGCGGGGATCTGGTCGCGCGCGCTCGCCGCGCCCGGCCCGACCGGTGCGGAGTTCGCCGAGTTCGACCGCGTGTTCGCGCCCGGCGGCCGGGCGCCCCGGGCCGGGGAACGCTGGCGCAACCCGGACGCGGCGCGGACCCTGCGGCTGATCGCCGACACCGGGGCGGATGACTTCTACCGGGGCGGGATCGCGGAGGCGCTGGCCGCGCACGCGGCCCGCACCGGCGGCCTGCTCACCGGCGACGACCTGGCCCGGCACGCCTCGACCTGGGTGACCCCCGTGTCCGCCCGCTACCGGGGCCACGAGGTCTGGGAGCTGCCGCCCAACGGGCAGGGCCTGGCGGCGCTGCTGGCGCTGCACATCCTCGACGGGGCCGACCTCGCCGGGCTGCCGCTCACCGAGCGGCTGCACCGGCAGATCGAGGCGATGAAGCTCGGCTTCGCCGACGCGCACGCCCACGTCGCCGACCCGGAGCGGGTGCCGGTGCCGACGCAGGCGCTGCTCTCGCCGGCGTACGCGGCGGCCCGCCGCGCGCTGATCACCGAGCGGGCCGGGGAGCCGACCGCAGGCGACCCGGAGCGCGGCGGCACGGTCTATCTCTGCACCGCCGACGCCGGCGGCATGATGGTCAGCCTGATCCAGTCGACCTACCTGGCGTTCGGCTCCCGCGTGGTGCTGCCCGGGCACGGCTTCGCCTTGCAGAACCGAGGGCTCGGGTTCCGCCTGGACCCCGCCCACCCCAACGTGGTGGGGCCGGCGAAGCGGCCCTACCACACGATCATTCCCGGCTTCCTGACCCGCGACGGCCGGCCGGTGGGTCCGTTCGGGGTGATGGGCGGGCACATGCAGCCGCAGGGGCACGTGCAGCTGGTCTCGGCGACGCTGGACGGCGGGCTCGACCCGCAGGCGGCGTTGGACGCGCCGCGCTGGTACTGGCACGCCGGCCGGTCCGTGCTGGTCGAGTCGGAGTTGGTCGCCACCGCCGAGGGCCGGGCCGCGGTCGCCGAGCTGCGGGCCCGGGGCCACGAGATCGCCGTCGCGGACGAGCCGGGGGTCTTCGGGCACGGGCAGGCGATCTGGCGGCTGCCGGAGGGCGGCTACGTCGTCGGCTCGGAGCCCCGGGTGGGCGGTGGGATGCTCGGCTGGTGA
- a CDS encoding FtsK/SpoIIIE domain-containing protein, translating into MDAVAGPKARTNRAAALHRRAAATATAAASVLDDTRPVPADQRRQYELADRLRSAAAVLAPGWAGSPLETVAPTTPAGEGPPPFVRVGTAAPLDDARFPALVPLLGTGHLSVDVDARDPRVAGLLRGVLLRLLAATPAGALLVRAVDATGTALAPFAPLADAGLLPPPAVDVAGLRAVLTEAEQWVAPGTSGRRRHDRTLLLVIAALPESTGATDLARIEALAEPGRAAGLHLVVAGWPPAGDREPLPRATTLAVRTAYALLGDPPGGSFAGPGAEPPGGLNSPVFIEADPPAELVDAVCCRLAVQVEAGSRLALTDLLPAADEELWTASGVGGLTTTVGDAGGRPVSLGFTELTPHWLVSGRSGAGRSTFLTTALLGLTARYGPDELALYLADLADAESFVEFLQTERDRSWIPQVRAAAMAADREYVLSLLDELVAEVRRREEAGGRAGGQRFAELRQHRAMPRIVCVLDNLPLLFAERDRLAADAAARLDALARTGRAYGVHLVLAGEGDLGLGSRTDRDSVLGQFPVRVALPGGGAVLEPTNDSAAGLPVGSAVVNTAGGLGGPRGAIRGHERMVRFPDPQDHPDTVEELRHRLWSARPEGASPPVVFAGYARPLLRNDPRHRAALAGQAPGPAALLGRAVDVPRTTVAVSLGPAPGRNLAVLGPGPEAARLLATAARSAAAHHAPGATRFVLAAPDEECRPLAEALAAELAGRHPVDTVDVAGLLAAVDDAVPAYLVVFGLDVPTPEQLPPERLRALLREGPPAGRHLLGRWRTVPSFAALLEPEGEVDKLAAVAVVDLPGAQLASVFGRQVQWRPRPGRAVLWDGPGEQGTVLVPFGEEGDPA; encoded by the coding sequence GTGGACGCGGTGGCCGGTCCGAAGGCACGCACCAACCGCGCCGCCGCACTGCACCGGCGGGCCGCCGCCACCGCGACCGCCGCCGCGAGCGTCCTCGACGACACCCGGCCCGTCCCCGCCGACCAGCGCCGCCAGTACGAGCTGGCCGACCGCCTCCGGTCTGCGGCGGCGGTGCTGGCCCCCGGCTGGGCGGGCTCTCCCCTGGAGACGGTGGCACCGACCACTCCGGCCGGTGAGGGGCCGCCTCCCTTCGTCCGGGTCGGTACGGCGGCACCGCTGGACGACGCCCGGTTCCCCGCACTGGTGCCGTTGCTCGGCACGGGCCACCTCTCGGTGGACGTGGACGCCCGGGATCCCCGGGTGGCGGGGCTGCTGCGGGGCGTACTGCTGCGGCTGTTGGCGGCGACCCCGGCCGGGGCGCTGCTGGTCCGCGCGGTGGACGCGACCGGCACGGCCCTCGCGCCGTTCGCGCCGCTCGCGGACGCGGGCCTGCTGCCGCCCCCGGCGGTGGACGTGGCGGGGCTGCGGGCCGTGCTCACCGAGGCCGAGCAGTGGGTGGCGCCGGGGACGAGCGGGCGACGCCGGCACGACCGGACGCTGCTGCTGGTGATCGCCGCCCTACCCGAGTCGACCGGAGCCACCGACCTGGCCCGCATCGAGGCCCTGGCCGAGCCGGGCCGGGCCGCCGGCCTGCACCTGGTGGTGGCGGGCTGGCCTCCGGCGGGCGACCGGGAGCCGCTGCCGCGGGCGACGACGCTGGCGGTCCGCACCGCGTACGCGCTGCTGGGTGACCCGCCGGGCGGGTCGTTCGCCGGTCCGGGCGCCGAGCCGCCGGGCGGGCTGAACTCGCCGGTCTTCATCGAGGCGGATCCGCCGGCCGAACTCGTCGACGCGGTCTGTTGCCGGCTGGCCGTTCAGGTGGAGGCGGGTTCCCGGCTGGCGCTCACCGACCTGCTGCCGGCGGCCGACGAGGAGCTGTGGACGGCGAGCGGGGTGGGCGGGCTGACCACGACCGTCGGGGATGCCGGTGGCCGCCCCGTGTCGCTCGGCTTCACGGAGCTGACGCCGCACTGGCTGGTCAGCGGCCGTTCGGGCGCGGGCCGGTCCACGTTCCTCACCACCGCGCTGCTCGGCCTGACCGCCCGGTACGGCCCCGACGAGCTGGCTCTCTACCTGGCGGATCTCGCCGACGCCGAATCCTTCGTGGAGTTCCTCCAGACCGAGCGCGACCGGTCGTGGATCCCCCAGGTGCGGGCCGCCGCGATGGCCGCCGACCGGGAGTACGTGCTGAGCCTGCTGGACGAGCTGGTGGCGGAGGTGCGCCGCCGCGAGGAGGCGGGCGGCCGGGCCGGCGGGCAGCGCTTCGCCGAGCTGCGGCAGCACCGGGCCATGCCCCGGATCGTGTGCGTGCTCGACAATCTCCCGCTGCTCTTCGCCGAGCGGGACCGGCTGGCCGCGGACGCCGCCGCCCGGCTGGACGCGCTGGCCCGCACCGGGCGTGCGTACGGGGTGCACCTGGTGCTGGCCGGCGAGGGCGACCTGGGGTTGGGCTCGCGTACGGACCGGGACTCGGTGCTGGGGCAGTTCCCGGTGCGGGTGGCGCTGCCCGGCGGGGGTGCCGTGCTGGAGCCGACGAACGACTCGGCCGCCGGGCTGCCGGTGGGCAGCGCGGTGGTGAACACCGCCGGCGGGCTCGGCGGGCCCCGGGGCGCGATCCGGGGGCACGAGCGGATGGTCCGGTTCCCGGACCCGCAGGACCACCCCGACACGGTGGAGGAGCTGCGGCACCGGCTCTGGTCGGCCCGCCCGGAGGGGGCGTCCCCGCCGGTGGTCTTCGCCGGTTACGCCCGCCCGCTGCTGCGCAACGACCCCCGGCACCGGGCCGCGCTCGCCGGGCAGGCACCCGGTCCCGCCGCCCTGCTGGGCCGGGCGGTGGACGTGCCCCGGACCACCGTCGCGGTGTCGCTCGGGCCGGCCCCGGGGCGGAACCTGGCAGTGCTCGGTCCCGGGCCGGAGGCGGCCCGGCTGCTGGCCACCGCGGCGCGCAGCGCGGCGGCGCACCACGCGCCGGGGGCCACCCGCTTCGTGCTGGCCGCGCCGGACGAGGAGTGCCGGCCGCTGGCCGAGGCGTTGGCGGCCGAGCTGGCCGGGCGGCACCCGGTGGACACGGTGGACGTCGCCGGCCTGCTCGCCGCCGTGGACGACGCCGTGCCGGCCTACCTGGTGGTCTTCGGACTGGACGTGCCGACGCCGGAGCAGCTGCCCCCGGAGCGGCTGCGCGCGCTGCTGCGGGAGGGACCGCCCGCCGGCCGGCACCTGCTGGGCCGCTGGCGGACGGTGCCGTCCTTCGCGGCGCTGCTCGAACCCGAGGGCGAGGTGGACAAGCTGGCCGCCGTGGCCGTGGTGGACCTGCCGGGCGCGCAGCTCGCGTCGGTCTTCGGCCGGCAGGTGCAGTGGCGGCCCCGCCCCGGCCGGGCGGTGCTCTGGGACGGCCCTGGCGAGCAGGGCACCGTGCTGGTCCCGTTCGGCGAGGAGGGGGACCCGGCATGA
- the tilS gene encoding tRNA lysidine(34) synthetase TilS, protein MAALAPPVAAIRVAVRRALADLPSGGPVLVACSGGADSLALAAATAFVAPRTGRAAGLVTVDHGLQEGSARRAAAVVNWAREVGLAPVESVRVEVAGRPGGPEAAAREARYRALVEVANRLGAAALLTGHTRDDQAETVLLALARGAGPRGLAGMPARRDLDGVPLLRPLLEVGREQTRTACAVLGLNPWEDPHNADPSYARARVRADLLPALVRALGPGVLDNLARTARLVAADNAVLDEMADAALADVRHPDGGLAVRALAELPPAVRGRVLHAWARELGAPPAALSHRHVTALDTLVTGWRGQGAAHLPGGLRVLRRDGRLAAIGPR, encoded by the coding sequence GTGGCCGCGCTCGCCCCGCCGGTGGCCGCGATCCGGGTCGCGGTCCGCCGCGCGCTGGCCGACCTGCCGTCCGGGGGACCGGTGCTGGTCGCCTGCTCGGGCGGCGCGGACTCGCTCGCGCTGGCCGCCGCCACCGCGTTCGTGGCGCCCCGGACGGGTCGTGCCGCCGGCCTGGTGACGGTCGACCACGGCCTCCAGGAGGGCTCGGCACGGCGGGCCGCGGCGGTGGTGAACTGGGCCCGCGAGGTCGGCCTGGCCCCGGTCGAGTCGGTACGGGTGGAGGTGGCCGGGCGACCGGGCGGGCCCGAGGCGGCCGCCCGCGAGGCCCGCTACCGGGCGCTCGTCGAGGTGGCCAACCGGCTCGGGGCGGCGGCCCTGCTCACCGGGCACACCCGCGACGACCAGGCGGAGACCGTGCTGCTCGCGCTCGCCCGGGGCGCCGGCCCGCGCGGGCTGGCCGGGATGCCCGCCCGACGGGACCTCGACGGGGTGCCGCTGCTGCGCCCGCTGCTGGAGGTCGGCCGGGAGCAGACCCGCACGGCGTGCGCGGTGCTCGGGCTGAACCCCTGGGAGGACCCGCACAACGCCGACCCGTCGTACGCCCGGGCCCGCGTCCGGGCCGACCTGCTGCCCGCCCTGGTCCGCGCGCTCGGGCCGGGGGTGCTGGACAACCTGGCCCGGACCGCCCGGCTGGTGGCGGCGGACAACGCCGTCCTCGACGAGATGGCCGACGCCGCGCTGGCCGACGTCCGCCATCCCGACGGCGGGCTCGCGGTACGGGCGCTGGCCGAACTCCCGCCCGCGGTGCGCGGCCGGGTGCTGCACGCCTGGGCCCGGGAGCTGGGTGCCCCGCCGGCCGCCCTGTCGCACCGACACGTGACCGCGCTGGACACGCTGGTCACCGGCTGGCGGGGGCAGGGGGCGGCGCACCTGCCGGGCGGGCTGCGGGTGCTGCGCCGCGACGGCCGGCTCGCCGCCATCGGCCCCCGCTGA